The proteins below are encoded in one region of Aspergillus nidulans FGSC A4 chromosome III:
- a CDS encoding uncharacterized protein (transcript_id=CADANIAT00005650), translating into MAIVAGGGLVVPLSSGVLFRRQCWTISDMFEAHEGGKAMGAFMLGPKLGPMFAPITGAALVTRWSWRSTQWFMVIYGWTVFLIMVFFMPETATNLEENQQNERAKSTSPAMKVVNFLLKPTQTLPCCNTFALPPYSWSSIIVGVPYSIIVGVPYIPGGLGLLFGAIVGGRWQDYIMKRTARKEGRFDYDGNLILHSIDRLRENCLLAVILFPRALLWWGWTADKHVFWLVPLIGNFFYGFAGMILTNVTMTMLTEFTPKRSTMGVAVNNLLRNSCPITTMSIPKTNQEWEALISSISASLPESLNQEQAPTPAKVNRTIDHTQLALTATPDQITELCTQASKYQFATVCVRLAHVEQAVAELRSAPEVGVACVVGFHEGMYETSEKEDEARKAISLGATELDMVLKYPLLKTKQYVEVYEDILGVRNAAPAPVGLKVILETSQLTRDEIIAGSVISCLAGADFIKTSTGFNGAGATVENVALMYEVAKAVGKGTKVKASGGVRSAADCIKMLRAGAERIGASSGVKIVQELEGEQVQDEGSSGY; encoded by the exons atggccatagTGGCAGGGGGAGGCCTAGTCGTGCCTCTGAGCAGTGGTGTCTTGTTCC GCCGTCAGTGCTGGACCATCTCTGATATGTTTGAGGCGCACGAAGGAGGCAAAGCCATGGGCGCCTTCATGCTCGGACCAAAGCTTGGCCCCATGTTCGCTCCCATCACTGGCGCTGCCCTGGTCACCCGGTGGAGCTGGCGCAGCACGCAATGGTTCATGGTAATATATGGTTGGACTGTATTCTTGATCATGGTGTTCTTCATGCCGGAGACGGCAACGAACCTTGAAGAGAACCAGCAGAACGAGCGGGCGAAGTCGACGAGTCCTGCGATGAAAGTCGTGAATTTCTTGCTGAAACCCACCCAGACGCTACCTTGCTGCA ACACCTTCGCCTTGCCGCCGTACTCGTGGAgctccatcatcgtcggtgTTCCGtactccatcatcgtcggtgTTCCGTATATTCCCGGCGGCCTGGGACTGCTGTTTGGTGCAATCGTTGGCGGCCGCTGGCAGGACTATATCATGAAACGGACGGCACGGAAAGAGGGACGTTTTGACTACGATGGCAATCTCATACTACACTCGATTGACCGCCTCCGCGAGAACTGCTTGCTTGCGGTTATTCTCTTCCCGAGAGCATTGTTGTGGTGGGGGTGGACGGCGGACAAGCATGTCTTCTGGCTGGTGCCT TTGATTGGCAACTTCTTCTACGGCTTCGCGGGAATGATTCTCACCAATGTGACTATGACGATGCTGACGGAATTCACACCCAAGAGGTCAACCATGGGTGTTGCAGTGAACAATTTGCTGCGTAACAGTTGTCCTAT CACGACGATGTCTATTCCCAAAACCAACCAGGAGTGGGAGGCTttgatctcctccatctcgGCCTCACTACCAGAATCCCTAAACCAAGAGCAAGCTCCAACGCCAGCCAAAGTCAACCGCACAATCGACCACACCCAATTAGCATTGACAGCAACTCCAGATCAAATAACCGAGCTCTGCACACAAGCCTCAAAATACCAATTTGCAACAGTATGCGTCCGCTTAGCCCACGTTGAGCAAGCCGTGGCGGAACTTCGCTCTGCGCCAGAAGTAGGTGTCGCCTGCGTCGTTGGCTTCCATGAAGGCATGTACGAAACctctgagaaggaagacgaggcccGTAAAGCTATCTCGTTAGGTGCCACGGAGCTCGACATGGTCCTGAAGTACCCTCTgctcaagacaaagcagTATGTTGAAGTCTACGAGGATATCTTGGGCGTGCGGAATGCTGCCCCTGCGCCAGTTGGCCTGAAAGTTATCCTAGAGACCTCGCAATTGACGCGTGACGAAATCATTGCTGGCTCGGTTATTTCGTGCTTGGCTGGTGCGGATTTCATCAAGACGAGTACGGGTTTTAATGGGGCTGGGGCGACTGTTGAGAATGTGGCGTTGATGTATGAGGTTGCTAAGGCTGTTGGGAAGGGGACGAAGGTTAAGGCGAGTGGTGGAGTACGCTCTGCGGCGGATTGTATCAAGATGTTGAGGGCTGGAGCGGAGCGCATTGGGGCTAGTTCGGGGGTTAAGATTGTACAGGAGTTGGAGGGCGAGCAGGTACAAGATGAGGGTTCGAGCGGGTATTAG
- a CDS encoding putative ribosomal assembly complex component Ipi3 (transcript_id=CADANIAT00005651) produces the protein MLSECFVASTAASAKTPASASLRDVGICLHELQPSPTLRSTFKKSSTSPNCLAVSASHVFAAQAEKATVHVYSREKGNQEATVPFPERIRSIAVAGSKNGDIVVLGTEGGRLILWEVCTGRQVATTASHLRPVTSVVVDPSSNFILSGSSDASVHVWSLVDLLSFTKPPSGRNQQPPNSPIRTFSNHRAAVSAIVVGHSTGRYNIAISAAQDNTAIVWDYRTGHVLRNFLLPASAISLALDPVDRAFYAGYEDGSVQSLDFYKEQSIQHPLHNPSLQATPAQASSEDRWLPPSADSGAAHALTLSYDGMTLLSGHENGKVYSWNVGRRKYASTVADFTHPVTNIIMLPLEGLYQQATNLKRVAHTIIKPKYDHTLLENTQAAGTVPADYEFNTHLLRSSSPSEAPAESDWFMDAFTHSSFPASLIEQGLSELTAMSLPGSDTVSAPSMNVAMDVDTPGKDSQIASLENEIATLKQKVSVSDAARQSSTDEITKLRSNLANLHDHINELKAKQEQSQRDRIRRQARREERATRRREAWFAAEKKGKNGDAVLRRMKAEDESETSGSDDQSSDEQ, from the exons ATGCTCTCAGAATGCTTTGTCGCGTCGACTGCGGCGTCTGCGAAAACCCCCGCGTCGGCGTCGCTGAGAGACGTCGGAATCTGTCTCCATGAGCTTCAACCGTCACCGACCCTCCGATCCACCTTTAAGAAGAGCTCGACTTCTCCAAATTGTCTAGCTGTGAGCGCCTCACATGTATTTGCTGCGCAAGCTGAAAAAGCAACTGTGCACGTTTACAGCAGGGAGAAGGGTAATCAGGAAGCTACTGTTCCATTCCCAGAGCGCATTCGCAGCATTGCAGTCGCAGGATCGAAAAATGGCGATATCGTGGTTCTAGGTACAGAGGGTGGTCGTCTGATTTTGTGGGAG GTTTGCACGGGACGCCAAGTTGCTACCACTGCATCGCATTTACGGCCCGTTACCTCGGTCGTCGTCGATCCCAGCTCAAACTTCATTCTTTCCGGCTCATCGGACGCCAGTGTCCATGTTTGGTCGCTAGTTGATCTTCTATCTTTTACAAAGCCTCCATCAGGGCGCAACCAGCAGCCTCCAAATTCACCTATTCGCACATTCTCGAATCACCGTGCAGCAGTCAGTGCTATTGTGGTGGGACACAGCACCGGTAGATACAACATTGCTATCTCTGCGGCCCAAGACAACACTGCCATTGTTTGGGACTATCGGACCGGTCATGTTTTGCGGAATTTCCTCCTGCCGGCCAGCGCGATctcccttgcccttgacccGGTTGATAGAGCATTCTATGCGGGTTATGAAGATGGCAGCGTTCAGTCGCTAGACTTCTACAAGGAACAATCCATtcagcatcctcttcacaATCCGTCACTACAGGCTACTCCAGCACAGGCCTCCTCTGAAGACCGCTGGCTCCCACCTTCCGCTGACAGTGGCGCAGCACATGCGTTGACCCTTTCTTACGACGGTATGACTTTGCTATCAGGCCATGAGAATGGCAAAGTGTACTCCTGGAATGTTGGAAGACGAAAATATGCATCAACAGTAGCGGACTTCACGCATCCGGTCACAAACATTATCATGCTACCTCTTGAAGGCCTATATCAACAGGCGACAAATTTAAAGAGAGTAGCGCATACAATAATCAAGCCGAAATACGACCATACGCTTTTAGAGAACACGCAGGCTGCAGGTACTGTTCCTGCAGACTATGAGTTTAACACCCATCTACTTCGCTCATCCTCGCCTAGTGAAGCGCCTGCTGAGTCAGACTGGTTCATGGACGCCTTTACTCACTCTTCTTTTCCCGCATCCTTGATAGAGCAAGGTCTAAGTGAGCTAACTGCTATGTCCTTACCTGGATCGGATACTGTCTCTGCCCCGTCAATGAACGTGGCAATGGACGTTGATACCCCCGGCAAGGATTCCCAAATTGCCTCCTTGGAAAACGAAATCGCTACGCTCAAACAGAAAGTCTCAGTCAGCGATGCAGCTCGGCAATCCAGCACTGACGAAATCACGAAACTCCGTTCAAACCTTGCCAACCTCCACGATCACATCAATGAACTCAAAGCGAAGCAGGAGCAATCACAGCGGGATAGGATACGGCGACAAGCCCGCAGAGAGGAGCGGGCAACTCGTCGACGGGAAGCCTGGTTCgcggcggagaagaaaggcaAGAATGGAGACGCTGTGCTGCGTCGGATGAAAGCTGAAGACGAGTCTGAGACGAGCGGCAGCGACGATCAGAGCAGTGATGAGCAATGA
- a CDS encoding uncharacterized protein (transcript_id=CADANIAT00005652) → MSSMDYEIANPHTRPYYGHQRHHTVNASPVPAYVNRSVPTYSLMNQEQMPQPNSLASPRHSPNIQPWKRQQPQSSLSFIPSTSPRFEQSEYTMSQSRRPLDRGTACISPFRSVRKMKEPFQLRLPASPSVDNSSLAPGESRVTSRPTETRTLRPWRSEQNLVASGLDTFGLLPSPPLSDSQPSQASPASTYFSSKSASETEADRETDCSCLPQAVSCNHCTPQTPATEVSVQSRKFEATNVHMAHSTFVRQYSLGKRNFSGSSAATQRSRSGTVSSEGSWVPSSLSYCETWLQGAPMDSAEDEAGKSTISNRRKFQIVQKSPLVPDWKRAHNDAVLAVKSKMKPKLVDISRQSSPAMSYSLPTPTHPIPATPDHSLPEVSAFSPDTPLELSDSGYATQNPVFLPKNRKGGGESLNTDQCSVASGTMGKTIIGDPGAGNGDESETEPKPPPHKVAPPSEQQASPRAASTKSDKEELEKLWDHEWTIDQLEHSVNDFPQNMLRLTSPVVVFLRHNQERALMRPFRQIFPNAPTSILDSLCAVLIAKNYLLSLPSLSRKTTNMQLSAQISRLDTVPEKANSILGMKFAQPQPSRIRDQVLGSRSSKLLEDLDSILDNLLFTLRGPHDEALKSAVLVLMQVLETKA, encoded by the exons ATGTCCTCAATGGACTACGAAATAGCCAACCCACATACCAGGCCTTATTATGGCCATCAGCGTCATCATACTGTGAATGCTAGCCCAGTCCCGGCATATGTAAACAGAAGTGTTCCAACCTATAGTCTCATGAACCAGGAGCAGATGCCTCAGCCTAATAGCCTAGCTTCTCCACGACACTCACCCAATATTCAGCCTTGgaagcggcagcagccaCAAAGCTCTCTTTCATTCATCCCTTCGACATCTCCGCGCTTTGAACAATCCGAATATACAATGTCACAGTCCAGACGCCCATTGGACCGCGGCACCGCTTGTATCTCGCCCTTCCGTTCCGTGCGCAAAATGAAAGAGCCTTTCCAACTTCGTCTGCCAGCATCACCATCTGTTGATAACAGTTCACTCGCTCCTGGCGAGTCTCGAGTGACTTCTCGCCCTACTGAAACCCGGACGTTGCGACCATGGCGGTCAGAGCAGAATCTCGTTGCGTCTGGCCTAGACACATTCGGGCTTCTCCCAAGCCCGCCGCTATCTGACTCGCAACCGTCTCAAGCATCACCTGCATCGACCTACTTCTCTTCCAAATCGGCATCTGAAACCGAGGCCGACCGAGAAACGGACTGCAGCTGCCTTCCACAAGCAGTATCATGCAACCACTGCACCCCTCAAACTCCCGCGACCGAAGTATCCGTTCAGAGCCGCAAGTTTGAAGCGACTAATGTACACATGGCGCACTCAACATTTGTCAGGCAAT ACTCGCTAGGGAAGAGGAACTTCTCCGGTTCATCTGCAGCAACGCAAAGGAGTAGATCTGGCACAGTATCCAGTGAGGGCAGTTGGGTTCCAAGCAGCCTTTCATATTGTGAAACATGGCTTCAAGGCGCGCCTATGGATTctgcagaagatgaagccgGCAAATCTACAATCTCGAATCGGAGAAAGTTTCAAATTGTCCAGAAAAGCCCGCTGGTTCCAGATTGGAAGCGTGCACATAATGACGCG GTCCTTGCGGTGAAAAGTAagatgaagccgaagctgGTTGATATATCTCGACAATCCTCACCAGCAATGAGCTACTCGCTCCCTACTCCAACGCACCCCATACCTGCCACTCCAGATCATAGCCTGCCAGAGGTGTCTGCTTTCAGTCCTGATACGCCCTTAGAATTGTCCGACAGTGGATATGCCACACAGAACCCCGTCTTCTTACCGAAGAACCGTAAGGGTGGCGGGGAAAGCCTTAATACAGACCAGTGCTCAGTGGCTTCAGGAACAATGGGCAAAACAATCATTGGTgatccaggagcaggaaaCGGAGATGAATCGGAGACAGAGCCAAAACCACCTCCACATAAAGTTGCGCCTCCGTCCGAGCAACAGGCGTCACCTCGTGCTGCATCAACCAAATCGGACAaggaggaactggagaagcTATGGGATCACGAGTGGACAATCGACCAGCTGGAACACTCAGTCAACGATTTCCCGCAAAACATGCTTCGACTGACCTCGCCGGTTGTGGTGTTTCTTCGACATAATCAAGAACGAGCATTGATGCGGCCTTTCCGCCAAATATTTCCGAACGCTCCTACATCTATTCTTGACTCGCTCTGCGCCGTGCTGATAGCGAAGAACTATCTCCTTTCGTTGCCATCGCTCAGCCGCAAAACGACCAATATGCAACTCAGTGCGCAGATCTCAAGGTTGGATACAGTGCCAGAGAAGGCAAACTCGATCCTTGGGATGAAGTTCGCACAACCACAGCCTTCGCGTATCCGCGACCAGGTTCTTGGTTCCCGAAGCAGCAAACTATTGGAAGATCTCGACTCAATCCTGGACAACCTGTTATTCACCCTTCGCGGTCCTCACGATGAGGCATTGAAGTCTGCCGTGTTAGTTCTGATGCAGGTCCTGGAGACCAAAGCATAA
- a CDS encoding lipoate synthase (transcript_id=CADANIAT00005653) — protein MAAATNRFRALYSSSRVATPQAGSASYLSYRGYATTDPSSATGGASTAGKRRTTFTDKLNAGPSFGDFVSGGRDNAPLDPSEAYALKTALVGPAGRKKEMTRLPSWLKTPIPDSKNYQRLKKDLRGLNLHTVCEEARCPNISDCWGGGDKAAATATIMLMGDTCTRGCRFCSVKTSRAPPPLDPHEPENTAEAISRWGLGYVVLTSVDRDDLADGGARHFAETVIKIKQKAPNILVECLTGDYAGDLEMVGVVARSGLDVYAHNVETVEALTPHVRDRRATFQQSLRVLEAAKKAKPSLITKTSLMLGLGETEEQLWDALRQLRAVNVDVVTFGQYMRPTKRHMAVHEYVTPDRFELWRQRALDMGFLYCASGPLVRSSYKAGEAFIENVLKKRRSGAPEVSHNTVPVDEATR, from the coding sequence atggctgctgcgaCAAATCGCTTCAGAGCTCTATACTCGTCCTCAAGGGTCGCTACTCCTCAAGCGGGCAGCGCATCCTATCTCAGTTATCGGGGCTATGCTACTACGGATCCCTCATCCGCCACTGGCGGAGCTTCGACAGCTGGCAAGAGACGGACAACATTCACGGACAAGCTCAACGCGGGACCTTCTTTTGGAGACTTTGTCTCTGGGGGAAGAGACAATGCTCCCCTCGATCCTTCCGAAGCTTATGCTCTTAAGACCGCCCTAGTTGGGCCGGCTGGCCGCAAGAAGGAAATGACTCGGTTACCATCGTGGCTGAAAACGCCGATTCCCGATTCGAAGAACTACCAGCGCCTCAAAAAAGATCTTCGTGGGCTCAATTTGCATACTGTATGTGAGGAAGCCCGGTGTCCCAATATTTCCGACTGCTGGGGTGGTGGtgacaaggctgctgctactgCGACAATCATGCTGATGGGTGACACTTGCACACGAGGTTGTCGGTTCTGCAGCGTGAAGACTTCACgcgcgccgccgccgcttgATCCGCATGAGCCGGAGAATACCGCGGAGGCTATTTCGCGATGGGGACTGGGATATGTGGTGCTGACGAGTGTCGACCGCGACGACCTAGCCGACGGTGGTGCTCGCCACTTCGCGGAGACGGTCATCAAAATCAAACAGAAGGCGCCTAATATTTTGGTGGAATGCTTGACAGGTGATTATGCGGGAGACTTGGAAATGGTCGGTGTCGTGGCCCGATCAGGTCTAGATGTCTACGCGCATAATGTCGAGACTGTTGAGGCCCTAACACCACACGTCCGCGACCGTCGAGCTACCTTCCAGCAGTCCCTCCGTGTGcttgaagctgcaaagaaagccaagccATCGCTTATCACAAAGACCTCTCTTATGTTGGGACTTGGGGAGACCGAAGAACAGCTCTGGGATGCGCTCCGCCAACTCCGCGCTGTCAATGTTGATGTTGTGACGTTTGGTCAGTATATGCGCCCAACAAAGCGTCACATGGCCGTGCACGAATATGTTACCCCTGACCGATTTGAACTCTGGCGGCAGCGTGCTCTTGACATGGGCTTCCTCTACTGTGCTTCCGGTCCGTTGGTCAGGAGTAGTTACAAAGCAGGCGAGGCGTTTATTGAGAACGtcctgaagaaaagaaggtcTGGCGCCCCGGAAGTCAGCCATAACACGGTCCCAGTTGATGAGGCGACGCGGTAA
- a CDS encoding uncharacterized protein (transcript_id=CADANIAT00005654): MSSTNPAVARPARPVMQQRFSSSSFIQDHQQYKAPASITPTIGNVLENATESSPSPIPRVANPISPDPKKVTDSGIVHSIFQHRDAVLPQGTPKLVATIFYKSSDPVHPHLHPDSSPHARLGDKLPHPMVPVGSAPTIDIEKLPREPPAPEPEPLDHLYGPYVSQLCLTNFLQIIESLPIPHQRMNTSHRCLDTQEQPRVVEVTFAPPPNPDYLSFEDLRKHESIWRFEREWNVEVVLQRESAFRRHKRLVVFDMDSTLIQNEVIDEIAKFIGVEKEVSVSISQCAAC; this comes from the coding sequence ATGTCATCGACCAACCCCGCGGTAGCTCGTCCTGCCCGCCCTGTGATGCAGCAGAGGTTCTCCAGCAGTTCCTTCATCCAGGACCACCAACAATACAAAGCTCCCGCTTCCATCACCCCGACGATTGGTAACGTACTCGAAAATGCTACTGAGTCGAGTCCCTCGCCCATTCCACGCGTCGCGAATCCCATCTCTCCGGATCCCAAAAAAGTGACCGACAGTGGTATCGTACACAGTATCTTCCAACACCGGGATGCGGTTCTTCCTCAAGGAACACCAAAGCTTGTTGCGACAATATTCTACAAGTCCTCCGATCCAGTACATCCACATCTTCACCCCGACTCGTCTCCCCATGCTCGCCTTGGGGATAAACTTCCTCACCCCATGGTACCTGTCGGTTCGGCGCCAACCATTGACATCGAGAAACTCCCACGCGAGCCCCCGGCACCCGAACCCGAACCTTTGGATCACTTGTACGGCCCGTATGTGTCACAGCTGTGCTTGACCAATTTCCTTCAAATCATCGAATCCCTCCCCATCCCGCACCAGCGTATGAACACCTCACACCGATGCCTCGATACGCAGGAGCAGCCCCGCGTCGTCGAAGTCACctttgctcctcctccgaaCCCCGACTACCTTAGTTTTGAAGACCTCCGCAAGCATGAAAGCATATGGCGATTCGAGAGAGAGTGGAATGTGGAGGTTGTCCTGCAGAGGGAGAGCGCCTTCCGCAGGCATAAGCGCTTGGTTGTTTTCGATATGGACAGCACTCTAATCCAGAACGAGGTGATTGATGAGATAGCCAAGTTTATTGGTGTTGAGAAGGAAGTTTCTGTTAGTATTTCACAGTGCGCTGCTTGTTAG
- the met16 gene encoding phosphoadenylyl-sulfate reductase (thioredoxin) (transcript_id=CADANIAT00005655), protein MPAKMHSNYPSDSETAELRDSTESGYVSGGSSEEYLPEIVFTKPHLQFLNRQLQFLEPQGQLFHIFSSRQRRLTPLADVLRWCVTSLPHLYQTTAFGLTGLVIMDMLSKLSIPRPQMVNLIFLDTLHHFPETLKLVDNVRKRYPLQHIHVYKPQGVETEEEFAKKHGERLWEKDDQLYDWIAKVEPAQRAYRELNVHAVLTGRRRSQGGKRGDLDIIEVDEAGLIKINPLANWTFDQVKQYVKENDIPYNELLDKGYKSVGDYHSTSPVKENEDERSGRWKGQAKTECGIHNPRSKYAQYLMDMERKRQEEALSQALQNKLTTA, encoded by the coding sequence ATGCCAGCCAAGATGCATTCCAACTACCCCTCCGATTCGGAGACTGCGGAACTAAGAGACTCTACTGAGTCGGGCTATGTCAGTGGTGGCTCAAGTGAAGAGTATCTACCAGAGATTGTCTTCACCAAACCTCATCTTCAGTTCCTCAACCGACAACTTCAATTCCTTGAACCCCAAGGTCAGCTCTTCCACATTTTCAGTTCAAGACAACGACGCCTAACCCCTCTTGCAGATGTCCTCAGATGGTGTGTCACTTCGCTACCTCACCTGTATCAGACCACCGCCTTTGGTCTTACTGGTCTTGTGATCATGGATATGCTTTCCAAACTGTCCATCCCTCGCCCTCAAATGgtcaacctcatcttcctcgacACTCTGCACCACTTCCCCGAGACATTGAAACTTGTCGACAATGTCCGCAAGAGGTACCCGCTACAGCACATCCATGTCTACAAGCCCCAGGGTGTTGAGACCGAAGAGGAGTTTGCTAAGAAGCACGGTGAACGCCTGTGGGAAAAGGATGACCAGCTGTACGACTGGATTGCCAAGGTCGAGCCTGCTCAACGTGCCTACCGTGAGCTCAACGTTCACGCAGTCCTCACCGGAcgccgccgcagccaagGAGGCAAGCGTGGAGACCTGGACATTATTGAGGTGGACGAAGCCGGCCTCATTAAGATCAACCCTCTCGCCAACTGGACCTTTGACCAGGTCAAGCAGTATGTCAAGGAGAATGATATCCCCTACAACGAGTTACTCGACAAGGGCTACAAGAGCGTTGGTGACTATCACTCTACATCCCCCGTCAAGGAGAACGAAGACGAACGATCAGGCCGCTGGAAGGGCCAGGCGAAAACCGAGTGTGGTATCCACAACCCTCGGTCAAAGTACGCCCAGTACTTGATGGATATGGAACGCAAGCGACAGGAGGAAGCTTTGTCTCAAGCGTTGCAGAACAAGCTTACCACCGCTTAA